Within the Candidatus Ruthia endofausta genome, the region GTTTGATTAATCTTAGCCATAGTGTTCAATCCGCCTTGTTGTTTAAGCCATTCAAACACGCGAGATGCCACGTACCAAGGATAAGTTGATGGTGTGTTATACATCGAATCATTATTTGCTTGCGTTGTATAGTCAAACAATACAGGTTGATTAGCTACCACATTGCCTATCAAATCCTCTCTAACAATCACAATGGTAAGCCCTGCAATGCCAATATTTTTTTGTGCGCCCGCATAAATAACACCATACTTTGACACATCAATCTCACGCGACAAAATACTTGATGACATATCAGCCACAAGTGGCATACTCACCTCTGGCGCATAGTCAAATTCTAAGCCTGCGATGGTTTCATTAGGCGTGTAGTGCAAATAAGCACCATCAGGGTCAATGTTCCAATTCTCAAAGGCATCAATATCGGTATATTTATTATCTGAGCTGTCGGTGCAAATGTTTACTTCGCAATAACGCTTACCTTCAGCAATTGCCTTTTTAGACCAATGACCCGTATGTGCATAATTAGCCTTAGTTTTTCCCTGAAGTAAGTTAATCGGCACCATTGAAAATTGTGCTGATGCACCGCCTTGCAAAAATAAAACTTTATAATGATTAGGAATGCCCATCAAGTCTCTTAAATCTTGTTCTGATTTTTGTGCCATCGCCATAAAATCATCACCACGATGCGAAATTTCCATCACTGATGTTTTAGTATTGCCATATTCTAATAATTCATCTTGTATTTGTTTTAGTACTTCTGTTGGCAACATAGCAGGACCAGCACTAAAATTATAAACTTGGCTCATTTTTACGAACTCCTTTTTAATAAAATTAAAAGTCAGATGATTTTATCAGAACTCAGATATTTAAGCCTATTTAATAGACTATTACAATTTGCACCTAGTTTTGGCTATGGAAGTAGGTATAAATCCTACACTGTCCTCGTAATGGTATTTTTCGATATTCGAAATCAGTCGATACATCACTGAATTTTTTTAACTTCACAGAAGGATGATATCATGCAAAAAATCTTACCTATAGTAATGCTTATCGCTAGTCTTTAATGCTAATGCAGTTTTAGGACCTATTCCCATTTATCTTAACATCTTGGGAGCAAATTTAGCTCATATATCGCTCATTGGTAAATTATTGAGATTCCATTGGTACTATATTGGATGGTTGCTATTTTTAGCACTTTTATACTTAATCGTCGCTACTTATTAATACCTTATTTCTCAGCACAAAAAGATTAAATATTTGTGCTGAGAAAATCAATACAAAGCGCGTATGCAACGCAAAAAATCCTATATTGATGCTCGCATAGAAAAAGCCAAACAAATACTTAAACGATGATTCAATTAATCTGGTTGTGCTTGACGAACTCACTTATATGATTAGTTACAAACATCTTGATGAAACACAAATCATCAACACTTTAAACAGCTGCCCTAAAGACCAACATGTGGTGATTACTGGCAGATCTGTCTCTAAAAATTTAATCGAACTTGCCGATACAGTGGGTGAAATTAAAGATATTAAAGTCCAAAAAGACATCGATCTTTAATCAAAAAACTTTGTTTCAATTACAATCTTAGGTGTTTTCAATCATAAATTGCAAAGCTTGGTGTAAATACTCTACTGGCATAATTTTTAACCCTTTAAGTGCTTTTTTTGGCGCATTCCCCTTGGGTATGATGGCCACCTTAAAGCCATGTTTTTGCGCTTCTGACAAACGCTCAATGCTGTTATAAACTGAACGCACTTCGCCTGTTAAACCCACCTCGCCAAAAGCAACCCAATTTTTGGGAATAACCTTATCCCGCAAGCTGGACATAATTGCTAACATAACCACCAAATCTGAGGCAGTCTCATTCATCTTAATACCACCAACTACATTAACAAACACATCTTGATTGTGGGTTGCAATGCCACTATGCTTATGTAGTACTGCAAGTTGCAAAGCCAAACGATTTTGCTCCAAACCAACACACACACGCTTAGGATTACCACTAGCAGTATCCACCAATGCTTGTATTTCAATCATCAGTGGTCGAGTTGCCTCACGCATTACCATTACCATAGAGCCTGGTGAAGGCTTAGCTGAGTTTGATAAGAATATTGCTGATGGGTTCTCAACCTGTTGCAAACCTGCTTCACTCATCACAAAAATGCTAATCTCATTCACTGCGCCAAAGCGATTTTTTACCGCGCGGATAATGCGATAACGTCCACCCGCATCCCCTTCAAAATAAAGCACCGTGTCTACCATGTGCTCAAGAATTCTTGGACCTGCTAATGCACCATCTTTAGTAACATGACCAATCATTAAAAGAATGGTATTGGTTTGCTTAGCAAATTGAGTTAGTTGTGCAGCGCAATCACGAACTTGTGTCACTGAGCCTGGTACCGAAGTAGAGCCATCTGTTACCATGGTTTGAATAGAGTCAATTACAATAACTTTAGGTTGTACTGTTTTGGCAAGTTTGATAATTTTTTCTAGGTGTGTTTCACTCAGTAAAAGAATGTCTTCTTTAATGCTAAGACGCAACGCCCTATCGCTGATTTGGTCAGCTGATTCTTCACCACTCACATACAAAGTTGTGTGCCTTTGATTAATCGACGCCACAGCTTGCAGAATCAAAGTTGATTTACCAATACCAGGGTCGCCACCAATCAGTACCACCGAGCCATCGACCAAGCCACCACCCAAAGTACGGTCAAGCTCACTTAGCCCTGTTGAAAGCCTAACTCTATTTTCTGATTTAATATCAGATAAATTTTGAACTTTAGAGGCAGGCAGGTCTTGCAAAATTGTAG harbors:
- the serC gene encoding 3-phosphoserine/phosphohydroxythreonine transaminase → MSQVYNFSAGPAMLPTEVLKQIQDELLEYGNTKTSVMEISHRGDDFMAMAQKSEQDLRDLMGIPNHYKVLFLQGGASAQFSMVPINLLQGKTKANYAHTGHWSKKAIAEGKRYCEVNICTDSSDNKYTDIDAFENWNIDPDGAYLHYTPNETIAGLEFDYAPEVSMPLVADMSSSILSREIDVSKYGVIYAGAQKNIGIAGLTIVIVREDLIGNVVANQPVLFDYTTQANNDSMYNTPSTYPWYVASRVFEWLKQQGGLNTMAKINQTKAKTLYDIIDDSDFYSNPVVVKYRSWMNVPFLLADESLNDFFLEKAVANNLITLKGHRSVGGMRASIYNAMPQEGINELVNFMKAFEKENT
- a CDS encoding cob(I)yrinic acid a,c-diamide adenosyltransferase, giving the protein MLDELTYMISYKHLDETQIINTLNSCPKDQHVVITGRSVSKNLIELADTVGEIKDIKVQKDIDL
- the radA gene encoding DNA repair protein RadA, translated to MAKTKVEFVCRECGSSHHQWAGQCLNCKSWNTLEEILLLQTAPSKSTILQDLPASKVQNLSDIKSENRVRLSTGLSELDRTLGGGLVDGSVVLIGGDPGIGKSTLILQAVASINQRHTTLYVSGEESADQISDRALRLSIKEDILLLSETHLEKIIKLAKTVQPKVIVIDSIQTMVTDGSTSVPGSVTQVRDCAAQLTQFAKQTNTILLMIGHVTKDGALAGPRILEHMVDTVLYFEGDAGGRYRIIRAVKNRFGAVNEISIFVMSEAGLQQVENPSAIFLSNSAKPSPGSMVMVMREATRPLMIEIQALVDTASGNPKRVCVGLEQNRLALQLAVLHKHSGIATHNQDVFVNVVGGIKMNETASDLVVMLAIMSSLRDKVIPKNWVAFGEVGLTGEVRSVYNSIERLSEAQKHGFKVAIIPKGNAPKKALKGLKIMPVEYLHQALQFMIENT